One window of the Camelina sativa cultivar DH55 chromosome 1, Cs, whole genome shotgun sequence genome contains the following:
- the LOC104789660 gene encoding protein LIKE COV 1, translating to MGDARPGIFMANRDRELLIPVAHSGEDDHDSTPKPSSSSSSSSSSSSGQETFYKLIRSWASKKFMTGCVILLPMAITFYVTWWFIHFVDGFFSPIYTHLGIDIFGLGFITSITFIFLVGVFMSSWLGTSVLNLGEWFIKRMPFVRHIYNASKQISTAISPDQNTQAFKEVAIIRHPRIGEYAIGFITSTVVLQTYADEEELCCVYVPTNHLYIGDIFLVNTKDVIRPNLSVREGIEIVVSGGMSMPQVLSTLDMRTPTERSRSRN from the exons ATGGGCGACGCGAGACCTGGGATCTTCATGGCTAATAGAGATCGTGAGCTTCTGATTCCAGTTGCTCATTCCGGCGAAGATGATCACGATTCTACGCCtaaaccctcttcttcttcttcttcttcttcgtcttcttcttctggtcaAGAG ACATTTTACAAGTTGATCAGAAGCTGGGCATCAAAGAAGTTCATGACTGGATG TGTAATCTTGCTTCCGATGGCGATTACTTTCTATGTGACTTGGTGGTTTATTCATTTCGTGGATGGATTTTTCTCCCCGATATATACTCATCTCGGAATTGATATATTTG GACTTGGTTTTATCACGTCCATTACCTTTATCTTCTTGGTTGGGGTGTTCATGTCTTCATGGTTGGGTACATCGGTTCTAAATTTGGGAGAGTGGTTTATCAAGCGAATGCCATTTGTTCGTCACATCTACAATGCCTCCAAGCAAATCAGCACTGCCATATCACCAG ATCAAAACACCCAGGCTTTCAAAGAAGTCGCCATTATAAGGCATCCGCGTATTGGTGAATATGCAATTGGGTTCATTACATCGACTGTTGTTCTCCAG ACTTACGCAGATGAGGAGGAGCTTTGCTGTGTATATGTGCCAACAAATCACCTTTACATTGGGGATATATTCCTTGTTAATACAAAAGATGTGATCAGACCAAACCTTTCAGTAAGAGAAGGCATAG AGATTGTTGTGTCGGGAGGAATGTCGATGCCACAGGTTTTGTCAACGCTTGATATGAGAACGCCTACAGAGAGAAGTAGAagtagaaactaa